In one window of Paraflavitalea soli DNA:
- a CDS encoding FAD-dependent oxidoreductase → MMKLENNGNSKRSFVNRKIEADLIVTGGGLSGVCCAITAARQGSKVVLVQDRPVLGGNSSSEVRLWILGATSHMGNNNRWAREGGVVDEILVENTYRNAEGNPVIFDTILLDKVVSEPNITLLLNTAVYDVEKKDATTIQAVKAFCSQNQTEYLLSAPLFCDASGDGVVGFLAGAAFRMGAESKEEFGEKFAPTEEYGELLGHTLYFYSKDTGRPVTYTAPSFALQDIKEIPRFKSFNAQDFGCKLWWIEYGGRLDTVHDTELIKWELWKVVYGIWNYIKNSGNFPEAANLTLEWVGTIPGKRESRRFEGDYMMIQQDIVEQRLQEDAVAYGGWSIDLHPADGVFSEKPGCNQWHSKGIYQIPYRSLYSKNITNLFLGGRLISASHVAFGSTRVMATAAYASQAVGMAAALCREKNILPAAILSQKYITQLQQRLMKTGQYIPGLKLEEKEDLVQTATITASSELVLQELPESNLLKPLLLSVAQMVPLQQGKIEPFVFHAQAETTTTLQVELRISSKSANHTPDITVATQVLDIHPGRNCMQVKFDAILQEQRYAFITFIKNPQVQLHYSEKRVTGLLSVFNSVNKAVSNFGKQTPPEDIGMDAFEFWCPQRRPEGHNIAFKYPAGLPVFKAENIRNGVDRPTTQPNAWVANWTDEAPALTVSWNTPRSINHIDLFFDTDYDHPMESVLMQHPESAMPFCIRNYRIKDEAGNIIAEKKENYQTHNRISFEKPVNTSKLVIEVEHPSAQVPAAIFAVRCYK, encoded by the coding sequence ATGATGAAATTGGAAAACAACGGAAACAGTAAACGCTCATTTGTAAACAGGAAAATAGAGGCAGACCTGATCGTAACAGGCGGTGGCCTTTCAGGCGTATGCTGTGCCATTACCGCTGCCCGCCAGGGTAGTAAAGTGGTATTGGTGCAGGACAGGCCCGTACTGGGGGGTAATTCCAGTAGCGAAGTGCGCTTGTGGATATTGGGAGCTACTTCTCATATGGGCAACAACAACCGCTGGGCCAGGGAAGGTGGCGTGGTTGATGAGATACTCGTGGAAAATACTTATCGCAACGCCGAAGGCAATCCCGTTATATTTGATACCATTCTATTGGATAAAGTGGTGAGTGAACCCAATATTACCCTGCTGTTGAATACAGCAGTCTATGACGTAGAAAAGAAAGACGCTACTACCATACAAGCTGTAAAAGCATTTTGCAGCCAGAACCAGACAGAATACCTATTGTCAGCTCCCTTATTTTGTGATGCTTCGGGCGATGGGGTAGTGGGTTTCCTCGCGGGAGCCGCTTTCCGCATGGGAGCTGAAAGCAAGGAAGAGTTTGGTGAAAAGTTTGCTCCTACAGAGGAATACGGCGAACTGCTGGGACATACCTTGTATTTCTACAGCAAGGATACCGGCCGGCCCGTTACCTACACAGCTCCTTCTTTTGCTCTCCAGGATATCAAGGAGATTCCCCGCTTTAAATCATTCAATGCACAGGATTTTGGTTGCAAATTATGGTGGATAGAATATGGCGGCAGGCTGGATACCGTGCATGATACCGAACTCATCAAATGGGAATTGTGGAAAGTAGTGTACGGCATTTGGAATTACATCAAGAACTCCGGCAATTTTCCCGAAGCCGCCAACCTCACCCTCGAATGGGTAGGTACCATTCCCGGTAAAAGAGAAAGCCGCCGTTTTGAAGGCGATTACATGATGATACAGCAGGATATTGTAGAACAACGCCTGCAGGAAGATGCCGTGGCTTACGGCGGCTGGTCCATCGACCTTCATCCTGCCGATGGTGTGTTCAGCGAAAAACCGGGTTGCAACCAATGGCATAGCAAGGGTATTTACCAGATCCCTTACCGCAGCTTATACAGTAAGAATATTACCAATCTTTTCCTGGGTGGCCGTTTGATCAGTGCTTCGCACGTGGCTTTTGGCTCTACCCGCGTAATGGCTACCGCAGCGTATGCATCGCAGGCCGTGGGCATGGCAGCAGCCCTATGCCGGGAAAAGAATATACTACCGGCCGCTATCCTCAGCCAGAAATACATCACACAGCTGCAACAACGCTTAATGAAAACCGGGCAATATATTCCTGGGTTGAAACTGGAAGAGAAAGAAGACCTGGTACAGACTGCAACTATTACAGCATCCAGTGAACTGGTATTGCAGGAATTGCCTGAAAGCAACCTGCTGAAGCCCTTACTGCTTTCTGTAGCACAGATGGTGCCCCTGCAACAGGGAAAGATAGAGCCCTTCGTCTTTCATGCACAGGCAGAGACCACCACTACGCTGCAGGTGGAACTGCGCATCAGCAGTAAGTCTGCCAATCATACACCCGATATCACCGTGGCTACACAGGTGCTCGATATTCATCCCGGCAGAAATTGTATGCAGGTAAAGTTTGATGCAATACTCCAGGAGCAGCGTTATGCCTTTATTACATTTATCAAGAATCCACAGGTACAGCTTCATTATTCAGAGAAGCGCGTCACCGGTTTGTTATCTGTATTTAACAGCGTGAACAAGGCCGTTTCCAATTTCGGCAAGCAAACACCGCCGGAAGACATAGGCATGGATGCTTTCGAATTCTGGTGTCCCCAACGCCGGCCCGAAGGACATAATATTGCTTTCAAATATCCGGCGGGACTGCCTGTCTTTAAAGCTGAGAATATCCGCAATGGTGTCGATAGGCCCACTACCCAACCCAATGCCTGGGTGGCCAACTGGACCGATGAGGCTCCTGCACTTACGGTAAGTTGGAATACCCCCCGCTCCATCAACCATATCGACCTGTTCTTTGATACCGATTACGATCACCCCATGGAATCCGTATTGATGCAGCATCCCGAATCCGCCATGCCTTTTTGCATCCGGAATTACCGCATAAAAGATGAAGCTGGTAATATCATTGCGGAAAAGAAAGAGAATTATCAGACTCATAACCGCATCAGCTTCGAAAAGCCGGTCAATACAAGTAAGTTGGTCATTGAAGTGGAGCACCCTTCCGCCCAGGTGCCAGCCGCCATTTTTGCAGTACGCTGTTACAAATAA
- a CDS encoding glycoside hydrolase family 2 protein, with translation MKLVHSLLLLILPLLTAAQSQSRISLNGAWNFTLDPVKVGEVNRWYATDFVINGYDKVQVPHSFSVDKRYFYYTGAAWYFKNFQATAVPQGHRAFLQFEAVFYKTTIWLNGKKAGSHEGGYTPFELDVTDLLQAKNILAISVNNEWDTTTIPGAKTADTFSRTDHSQLYAWMNYGGITRPVHLIVRPEVFIQKAQVIAEPQQSKGDARIRIRAFVNNLTAQPAQTLLTANIYYGGQKIDIKFKPVVTAVPASSSTPLVLEGVLPAAAVKRWYPDEPHLYRAEVIAGRDTMNKSFGIRSIQVKGTQLLLNGEPIRMGGCNRPLDYPGYGSIDPDSILVKDLSLIRQGSMEFSRISHYPVSESLLNWADKNGLLIIAEAGNWQMTPGQMADPLMRAKFQAQMKEMMERDWNHPSIIAYSLGNEFQAQTKEGQAWVRDMSTFVKTIDTTRLITFASYTVFRDYVQKPEDEASQYVDFICANIYGNHLKLLQKVHAIYPNKPIYISEFGTRFNAGNEAARVAYFKSAMEAFRQCDYLVGASVWTLNDYQSRFPGTDADGYRAWGLVTPARELRESYTYLQEEFAPAILEVVKREAGRITVAVTTRANFPAYTLRNYQLQYGDALVKLKTLKPGERQEVVIPLSATTEKEGVKVSLVKPGGFTAVSKTLK, from the coding sequence ATGAAATTAGTACATAGCCTCCTCTTATTAATATTGCCTTTGCTGACAGCAGCACAAAGCCAATCACGCATTTCACTCAATGGCGCCTGGAACTTCACACTCGACCCTGTGAAAGTAGGAGAGGTCAACCGTTGGTATGCTACGGATTTTGTTATCAATGGTTATGATAAGGTACAGGTACCGCATAGTTTTTCAGTTGACAAACGTTACTTCTATTATACAGGAGCCGCCTGGTACTTTAAGAACTTCCAGGCAACTGCAGTGCCGCAGGGCCACCGGGCCTTCCTGCAATTTGAAGCAGTATTCTATAAAACAACAATATGGTTGAATGGCAAAAAAGCTGGCTCCCATGAAGGTGGTTATACCCCTTTTGAACTGGATGTAACAGACCTCCTGCAGGCTAAGAATATCCTGGCAATCTCTGTCAACAACGAGTGGGATACCACCACCATTCCCGGCGCCAAAACGGCTGATACTTTTTCACGGACCGATCATTCACAGCTATATGCCTGGATGAATTATGGTGGTATTACAAGACCCGTGCATCTGATCGTACGTCCGGAGGTATTCATACAAAAGGCCCAGGTCATTGCCGAACCCCAACAGTCAAAAGGAGATGCCCGCATCAGGATCAGGGCATTTGTCAATAACCTTACTGCACAGCCTGCACAAACTTTGCTGACTGCCAATATTTATTATGGTGGTCAGAAGATCGACATTAAATTTAAACCCGTAGTTACGGCTGTGCCCGCCAGCAGCAGTACGCCCTTAGTGCTGGAGGGAGTACTGCCGGCAGCGGCTGTTAAGCGCTGGTATCCCGATGAGCCCCACCTGTACAGGGCAGAAGTAATCGCAGGCAGGGATACAATGAACAAATCCTTCGGTATTCGCAGCATACAGGTGAAGGGTACCCAGCTGTTATTGAATGGTGAGCCCATTCGCATGGGAGGTTGTAACCGGCCATTGGATTATCCCGGCTATGGTTCCATCGACCCGGATAGCATATTGGTGAAAGACCTGTCCCTCATCAGGCAAGGTAGCATGGAGTTTTCCCGTATTAGTCATTATCCCGTTTCTGAAAGCCTGTTGAATTGGGCCGATAAAAATGGACTGTTGATCATTGCCGAGGCCGGCAACTGGCAAATGACTCCAGGGCAAATGGCCGATCCCCTGATGCGCGCCAAATTCCAGGCACAGATGAAAGAAATGATGGAGCGCGACTGGAATCATCCCTCCATCATTGCGTATAGCCTGGGCAATGAATTTCAGGCGCAAACCAAAGAAGGCCAGGCCTGGGTCCGCGACATGAGCACATTTGTGAAGACCATTGATACAACCCGTCTCATCACCTTTGCCAGCTACACCGTGTTCCGCGATTATGTTCAGAAGCCCGAAGACGAAGCATCACAGTATGTGGATTTCATTTGCGCCAATATCTACGGCAATCATTTAAAGCTCCTGCAAAAGGTACATGCAATATATCCCAACAAGCCCATTTACATCAGTGAGTTTGGTACCCGTTTTAATGCCGGCAATGAAGCGGCGCGTGTTGCCTACTTCAAAAGTGCCATGGAAGCCTTCAGGCAATGTGATTATTTAGTGGGCGCTTCTGTATGGACCTTGAATGATTACCAAAGCCGTTTTCCCGGCACCGATGCCGATGGTTACCGGGCCTGGGGCCTGGTAACACCAGCCCGTGAATTGCGCGAGAGTTATACTTACCTGCAGGAAGAATTTGCACCCGCCATATTGGAAGTCGTAAAGCGCGAAGCAGGCAGAATAACCGTGGCTGTTACCACACGCGCCAACTTTCCCGCTTATACCCTGCGCAATTACCAGTTACAATATGGTGATGCCCTGGTAAAGCTGAAAACCTTAAAACCCGGCGAACGGCAGGAGGTGGTGATACCACTTTCAGCGACTACCGAAAAGGAAGGTGTAAAAGTATCATTAGTAAAGCCTGGCGGATTCACAGCAGTAAGTAAAACTTTAAAGTAA
- a CDS encoding glycoside hydrolase family protein → MPNRKAWYMLSMMQCCLLVGIAHSQVQVSIPAGQTDVIIKSGQRSYIFSPSFVVLYNALDPGMALKPAGIKKVEYNVLTWKVQDSSKADFVQKKVNASVAGDGFDDRILRTKAEWRTANIFNAGERTEVKATGAYRKGDTVFFNIPESPSFKLSVYLLTTAKPYPLLQYSLRPLRPGFYSVGYTGAPSLAPEKAAALWQPLIWQEKRIPDAAYLTPAFMATLPATMVNDGVNTIGVLAAPKEIPFQPLPMLPNSRFGVSLLNQQKQLQPQVYAPMPGGYLSQMKPGDTFEFSFYLVAGPQSVNDTYQNIAQQIFGFKDYRHNDIASLNAALDNMVDYSLSQYAWFIDSLKGCAYSTDVPGAVKNVSSLNPLELALVRDDSLMFEKRAYPLMEFMLSREKFLFSLDSTQKIQSPSRKLKGPIAPLSELVALYNIFSKKNDFYLLMAQKEFNFARIRNLDTKEKGNNWINAMYLYQATGDKNYLQAAVTKANEYLAERITQPQTGFNDPMQGSYFFWPTFTGRWIEFLQLYELTQDKRYLEAARQGARQYTMFTWMCPVIPDSLITVNKGGKAPMYWYLKSKGHQQMYYPEEQAPAWRLSEMGLTPESSGTSTGHRGIFMANYAPWMLRIGYYTRDTFLMNVAKASIIGRYRSFPGYHINTERTTAYEKVDFPLHEHKDQSVNSFHYNHILPMASMLLDYLVTDAFVRSNGKISFPYEYMEGYAYLQNNLYGAQKGHFYSESKVQLWMPARLLHMDNTELNYIAARKDDKLLLAFTNQSGKPVTATVTINPSWVRFNSKSTVTTFTGKLLKGLKDSSFTITVPANGLTAVALERTAIRSSFQQKILDTSRIATSHDYVKLKTGNAHAMLFNLGQYSRRLYVYLEDDDNKYKQASLICTTAAGKEVRMDDNAYPFEFTVPVDSGQPIPFYLLLTAVDGREVKSESVVLGDKK, encoded by the coding sequence ATGCCGAATAGAAAAGCCTGGTATATGTTGAGCATGATGCAGTGTTGCCTGTTGGTGGGTATCGCACACAGCCAGGTACAGGTGAGCATTCCGGCCGGACAAACCGATGTGATCATTAAGAGCGGACAACGCAGTTATATTTTCTCCCCTTCTTTTGTGGTATTGTACAATGCCCTTGATCCCGGCATGGCCCTGAAGCCCGCCGGTATTAAAAAAGTAGAATACAATGTACTTACCTGGAAAGTGCAGGACAGCAGCAAGGCCGATTTTGTACAAAAGAAGGTCAATGCATCCGTAGCAGGTGATGGGTTTGATGACCGCATCCTTAGAACTAAAGCTGAATGGAGAACCGCCAACATTTTCAACGCCGGTGAAAGGACCGAAGTGAAAGCCACCGGCGCCTATAGAAAAGGAGACACCGTTTTTTTCAATATTCCTGAATCCCCCTCGTTCAAACTATCCGTCTATCTTTTGACAACTGCAAAGCCGTACCCACTTTTGCAGTATTCTTTGCGGCCTTTACGGCCAGGTTTTTATAGTGTGGGCTATACCGGCGCCCCTTCCCTGGCGCCGGAAAAAGCCGCTGCCCTCTGGCAGCCATTGATATGGCAGGAAAAGCGCATCCCCGATGCGGCTTACCTTACCCCCGCCTTCATGGCCACCCTGCCCGCTACCATGGTCAATGATGGCGTCAATACCATTGGTGTATTGGCAGCACCAAAGGAGATTCCCTTTCAGCCATTGCCTATGCTGCCCAACAGTCGCTTTGGTGTATCCCTGCTGAACCAACAGAAACAGCTGCAGCCACAGGTTTACGCACCCATGCCCGGCGGCTATTTATCTCAAATGAAACCCGGTGATACATTTGAATTTTCTTTCTACCTGGTTGCCGGGCCGCAGTCTGTTAATGACACTTACCAGAATATTGCCCAGCAGATATTCGGTTTTAAAGATTACCGCCACAATGATATTGCCTCCCTCAATGCCGCCCTGGACAATATGGTGGATTATTCCCTGTCGCAGTATGCCTGGTTTATTGACAGCCTGAAAGGTTGTGCTTATTCTACCGATGTACCAGGTGCTGTTAAGAATGTATCCAGCCTCAACCCCTTAGAACTGGCCCTGGTAAGAGATGATTCCCTAATGTTTGAAAAGCGGGCTTATCCCCTCATGGAATTTATGCTGTCGCGGGAAAAATTCCTCTTCAGTCTCGATAGTACCCAAAAGATCCAAAGTCCTTCCCGGAAGTTAAAAGGACCGATAGCGCCCTTATCCGAACTGGTAGCCTTGTACAATATATTCAGTAAGAAAAATGATTTCTACCTGCTGATGGCGCAGAAGGAATTCAACTTTGCACGTATACGCAACCTCGATACCAAAGAGAAAGGTAATAACTGGATCAATGCCATGTACCTCTACCAGGCTACCGGCGATAAAAACTATTTGCAGGCCGCTGTCACCAAAGCCAATGAATACCTGGCCGAAAGGATCACACAACCGCAAACCGGTTTCAACGATCCCATGCAGGGCAGCTATTTTTTCTGGCCTACGTTTACCGGGCGATGGATAGAGTTCCTGCAATTGTACGAGCTTACTCAGGACAAACGCTACCTCGAAGCAGCCCGTCAGGGAGCCCGTCAATATACCATGTTCACCTGGATGTGCCCTGTGATACCCGATAGTTTGATCACCGTGAACAAAGGAGGCAAAGCCCCCATGTACTGGTACCTCAAGTCCAAAGGCCACCAACAAATGTATTATCCCGAAGAGCAGGCTCCCGCCTGGCGCTTGTCAGAAATGGGCCTTACCCCCGAATCATCCGGTACCTCCACCGGTCACCGGGGCATCTTTATGGCCAACTATGCACCCTGGATGTTGCGGATTGGTTATTATACCCGCGATACTTTCCTCATGAATGTAGCAAAGGCATCCATCATAGGGCGCTATAGGAGTTTCCCAGGTTATCATATTAATACAGAAAGAACGACCGCCTATGAAAAAGTCGATTTCCCGTTACATGAGCACAAAGACCAGAGCGTAAATTCTTTTCATTACAACCATATTTTGCCCATGGCATCCATGTTGCTCGATTACCTGGTCACTGATGCCTTTGTGCGCAGCAATGGAAAGATCAGTTTCCCGTACGAATACATGGAAGGATATGCCTACCTGCAAAACAACCTCTATGGCGCACAAAAAGGACACTTCTATAGCGAAAGCAAGGTGCAATTGTGGATGCCGGCCCGCCTGCTGCACATGGACAATACCGAATTGAATTATATAGCTGCCCGAAAGGACGATAAGCTGTTACTGGCATTCACCAACCAATCCGGTAAACCAGTCACAGCTACCGTAACCATCAATCCATCCTGGGTAAGGTTCAACAGCAAGAGCACTGTTACTACGTTCACAGGTAAACTGTTGAAGGGACTTAAAGACAGCAGCTTTACCATCACCGTGCCTGCCAACGGCTTGACAGCTGTTGCGCTGGAAAGAACAGCCATACGATCATCTTTCCAGCAAAAGATATTGGATACAAGCCGTATTGCCACAAGCCATGATTATGTAAAGTTGAAGACTGGCAATGCACATGCTATGCTGTTTAACCTGGGCCAATACAGCCGTCGCTTGTATGTGTACCTGGAAGATGATGACAACAAATACAAACAGGCTTCCCTGATCTGCACCACCGCTGCCGGTAAAGAAGTACGGATGGATGACAATGCCTATCCCTTTGAATTTACGGTACCGGTTGATAGCGGACAGCCTATCCCGTTTTATTTGTTACTCACAGCTGTCGATGGTAGAGAAGTGAAAAGTGAATCAGTGGTCCTGGGCGATAAAAAGTAA
- a CDS encoding glycoside hydrolase family 97 protein codes for MRLVLTICYLLSSYLLSAADNLLLQSPHKKVQASLYIQQGKLMYQLAAGKHILLEPAYLGLQTDHRQVGTGVDNITIARKYTITETLPSRINSQFATNHCTVYIITIRSKAVQDTIEFRLFDNGCAFRYIPAGTGHQLVKEELTSFKIPASSSVWYFERNSDWKLKSYAGLWQQTAIEKLPLVSSQGAIQGKPLVIQLPSKKYIVVTEAALADYSGMRLKAIGNNTLQVNFTEGPAGFAVNGKLQSPWRVVLYANNLQELVNNQVIEDLNPAPNTSLFAETSYIQPGKSVWSWITRNEHYMEPAEERKFIDAAAALQFQYTMIDEGWETKWPNKWQQLQELCAYAATRKVKVWVWKHSKDIRDTIQRNNFLDSVQMAGAAGVKTDFMNSEAKDLIDFELGFLEATAKRKLMVNFHGCQAPTGESKTWPNEMTREGIRGMELNIMKEPIPAWHNAALPFTRFLCGHGDYTPGFFSNKANTTYTHQLALLYLFNSPFQCIAENPITLLNDPVYQPILPLLKTLPVTWDETIVLPGSKIGQLAAFARRKGKDWYIAVINGTDSATAFTLQTSFLAKQKKYKAYIVSDAPKDAGFAATEQNVHNKYSNQFNLPATGGLVIQIKSE; via the coding sequence ATGCGACTCGTGCTTACCATATGTTATTTGCTCTCTTCTTACTTGCTCAGTGCGGCAGATAACCTGCTGTTGCAAAGCCCTCATAAAAAAGTACAGGCATCCCTGTATATACAGCAGGGCAAGCTCATGTACCAGCTGGCTGCTGGTAAGCATATATTGCTCGAACCTGCTTACCTGGGATTACAAACAGATCACCGCCAGGTGGGAACAGGCGTTGATAATATAACCATTGCTCGTAAGTATACCATTACCGAAACGCTCCCCTCCCGAATCAATAGTCAGTTCGCTACCAATCATTGTACAGTATATATAATTACCATTCGGAGCAAAGCAGTACAGGATACCATCGAGTTCAGGTTGTTCGACAATGGCTGCGCTTTCCGGTATATACCGGCAGGAACTGGTCACCAACTGGTGAAGGAGGAATTAACTTCCTTTAAGATTCCCGCCAGCTCATCCGTATGGTATTTTGAAAGGAACAGCGATTGGAAACTCAAGTCCTATGCTGGTCTGTGGCAACAAACAGCCATAGAGAAATTGCCGCTTGTTTCTTCCCAGGGTGCCATACAGGGAAAGCCATTGGTGATCCAATTGCCTTCCAAAAAATACATCGTGGTTACAGAAGCGGCGCTCGCTGATTACAGCGGTATGCGCCTGAAGGCCATTGGCAATAATACCCTGCAGGTAAATTTTACAGAAGGTCCGGCAGGATTTGCTGTCAACGGTAAATTACAATCTCCTTGGCGCGTTGTGCTATATGCCAATAACCTGCAGGAGCTCGTCAATAACCAGGTGATTGAGGACCTTAATCCCGCACCCAATACCAGCCTCTTTGCTGAAACAAGCTATATACAACCCGGCAAATCCGTATGGAGCTGGATCACCCGCAATGAACACTACATGGAGCCGGCAGAGGAAAGAAAATTCATTGATGCCGCTGCCGCATTACAGTTCCAATATACCATGATCGATGAAGGTTGGGAAACCAAATGGCCCAACAAGTGGCAGCAGCTGCAGGAGCTTTGCGCTTATGCTGCTACAAGGAAGGTGAAGGTTTGGGTGTGGAAGCATTCAAAAGATATAAGAGATACCATACAGCGCAATAACTTCCTCGACAGTGTACAGATGGCCGGGGCCGCAGGTGTTAAAACAGACTTTATGAACAGTGAGGCCAAAGACCTCATTGATTTTGAGCTGGGATTCCTGGAAGCCACTGCCAAAAGAAAACTGATGGTCAACTTTCATGGTTGCCAGGCGCCCACCGGTGAAAGCAAGACATGGCCCAATGAAATGACGCGTGAAGGCATCCGTGGCATGGAGCTCAACATCATGAAAGAACCAATCCCTGCCTGGCACAATGCCGCTTTGCCCTTCACCCGCTTTCTTTGTGGCCATGGAGATTACACACCGGGCTTCTTTAGCAACAAAGCCAATACTACCTACACCCATCAGCTCGCCCTGCTTTACCTGTTCAATTCACCCTTTCAGTGTATCGCAGAAAATCCCATCACCCTTCTTAACGATCCGGTGTATCAACCCATTCTTCCTTTATTAAAAACATTACCCGTTACCTGGGACGAGACCATCGTATTACCGGGCAGTAAAATAGGCCAGCTCGCTGCATTTGCACGGCGTAAAGGAAAGGATTGGTATATAGCAGTGATCAATGGAACAGACAGTGCAACTGCGTTTACATTGCAGACCTCCTTCCTGGCCAAACAAAAAAAGTACAAAGCATATATCGTATCAGATGCTCCGAAGGATGCAGGATTTGCTGCCACGGAGCAAAACGTACACAATAAATACAGCAATCAGTTTAACCTGCCTGCTACCGGCGGCCTGGTTATCCAAATCAAAAGTGAATAA
- a CDS encoding SGNH/GDSL hydrolase family protein — MRNYLFLSLALLVAASAFAQGNKAEGTYEERLRAASQGGASPLFFDPAAADIPVIKPLEFDNSRECTVRNGLPNFFHKAAAGKSITMGFIGGSITQAVYGYRTRTARYIQSLYPNVPMKAINAGISGTGTDLGACRLHEQLLQYHPDIIFVEFAVNGAYREGMEGIIRQIWEFDPTIDICLLYTIHHEQHAIYTAGKVPDNVRGLEELADYYGIPSIHLGVQPALMVQEGKLVWRSDSKTIPGKIIFSNDGAHPLPEGGDLYVGAIARSMLTLQKKALSRKHVLPAPLLADNWENAHMYAPAELAAFSSGWNRINPNDSTFLKQFAPWFPYIMKTEQPGASFTFRFKGNMFGFFDIGGPEVGQLAVEVDGKPVKLSPVLAGTRISTVTDTDGSELVNRFGPFCNNRYRGQFECIKVVPGEHTVTIKLSPVKSDKRKILGESQLADITANPAKYDRTVLYLGKILIRGEALPK; from the coding sequence ATGCGTAATTATTTGTTTTTATCCCTGGCACTGCTTGTTGCTGCTAGCGCTTTTGCTCAGGGCAACAAAGCAGAGGGAACATATGAAGAACGGCTAAGGGCTGCCTCACAGGGAGGAGCTTCACCGCTGTTTTTTGATCCCGCCGCAGCCGATATACCCGTTATAAAACCGCTTGAATTTGACAATAGCAGGGAATGTACTGTGCGTAATGGCCTGCCCAACTTCTTTCACAAAGCTGCTGCAGGCAAATCCATTACCATGGGCTTTATAGGAGGCAGCATTACACAGGCTGTATATGGCTATCGTACACGAACTGCCAGGTACATTCAATCCCTGTACCCTAATGTTCCCATGAAAGCCATCAATGCCGGTATATCCGGAACCGGTACCGATTTGGGAGCCTGTCGCCTGCACGAACAGCTATTGCAATACCACCCTGATATCATATTCGTTGAATTTGCCGTCAACGGCGCTTACCGCGAAGGCATGGAAGGTATCATCAGGCAGATATGGGAATTTGATCCCACTATTGACATTTGCCTGCTGTACACCATCCACCATGAACAACATGCCATCTATACGGCAGGAAAGGTGCCGGATAATGTACGCGGACTGGAAGAACTGGCCGATTACTACGGTATCCCATCTATTCACCTGGGTGTGCAGCCAGCTTTGATGGTACAGGAAGGAAAGCTGGTCTGGCGCTCCGATAGTAAAACCATTCCCGGCAAGATCATTTTTTCAAATGATGGCGCACACCCCCTTCCTGAGGGCGGCGATCTGTATGTGGGCGCCATTGCCAGAAGCATGCTTACCCTGCAAAAGAAGGCCCTTTCACGCAAACATGTATTACCGGCGCCACTCCTTGCCGATAACTGGGAGAATGCTCATATGTATGCACCTGCAGAGCTGGCTGCATTCAGCAGTGGATGGAACCGGATCAATCCCAACGACAGTACATTCCTGAAACAGTTTGCTCCCTGGTTTCCTTATATCATGAAAACCGAACAACCTGGCGCCTCTTTTACATTCCGGTTCAAAGGCAATATGTTCGGCTTTTTCGATATCGGCGGCCCCGAAGTAGGGCAACTCGCTGTAGAAGTAGATGGTAAACCGGTTAAACTGTCACCGGTGCTGGCTGGTACACGCATATCCACTGTAACAGATACCGACGGCTCTGAGTTAGTAAACAGGTTTGGGCCTTTTTGTAATAACCGCTACCGTGGCCAGTTTGAATGTATCAAAGTTGTACCCGGTGAACATACCGTTACCATAAAGCTATCGCCCGTAAAGTCTGATAAGCGGAAGATACTGGGCGAAAGCCAACTGGCTGATATCACCGCCAATCCTGCCAAATACGACAGGACCGTGCTGTATCTCGGTAAGATCCTCATACGAGGCGAGGCACTGCCAAAATAA